A stretch of the Streptococcus oralis genome encodes the following:
- the mraY gene encoding phospho-N-acetylmuramoyl-pentapeptide-transferase codes for MISSISAGVLAFLLTLIGIPAFIRFYRKAQITGQQMHEDVKQHQAKAGTPTMGGIVFLIVAVVVSFLVALFTQQLTNNVGMILFILVLYGLVGFLDDFLKVFRKINEGLNPKQKLALQLLGGVIFYLFYERGGDMLSVFGYQVHLGIFYIFFALFWLVGFSNAVNLTDGIDGLASISVVISLSAYGVIAYMQNQLDILLVILAMIGGLLGFFVFNHKPAKVFMGDVGSLALGGMLAAISMALHQEWTLLLIGIIYVFETSSVMMQVTYFKLSGGKRIFRMTPVHHHFELGGFSGKGNPWSEWKVDFFFWGVGLLASLLTLAFLYLM; via the coding sequence ATGATTAGTTCCATTAGTGCTGGAGTTCTAGCCTTTCTATTGACCTTGATAGGTATTCCAGCCTTTATCCGATTTTATCGCAAAGCACAGATTACGGGTCAGCAGATGCACGAGGATGTCAAACAACACCAAGCTAAAGCTGGGACTCCAACCATGGGAGGTATTGTCTTCCTGATTGTTGCAGTAGTAGTGAGCTTCCTTGTCGCTCTCTTTACCCAACAATTGACCAACAATGTAGGCATGATTTTGTTTATCTTGGTTTTATATGGTTTGGTAGGTTTTTTGGATGATTTCCTCAAGGTCTTTCGTAAAATCAACGAAGGCTTAAATCCCAAGCAAAAACTTGCTCTCCAGCTCCTTGGAGGAGTGATTTTCTACCTCTTTTATGAACGTGGTGGCGACATGCTTTCGGTCTTTGGCTACCAAGTTCACCTGGGAATTTTCTATATTTTCTTTGCCCTTTTCTGGCTAGTTGGCTTTTCAAATGCGGTGAATCTGACGGACGGGATTGACGGCTTAGCAAGTATTTCCGTAGTGATTAGCTTATCGGCCTACGGTGTGATTGCTTATATGCAAAATCAACTGGATATCCTTCTTGTGATTCTTGCTATGATTGGTGGTTTGCTAGGTTTCTTCGTCTTTAACCACAAGCCTGCCAAGGTCTTCATGGGAGATGTGGGAAGTTTGGCTCTTGGTGGGATGCTGGCAGCTATTTCTATGGCCCTCCACCAAGAATGGACCCTTTTGTTGATTGGGATTATCTATGTCTTTGAGACAAGCTCTGTTATGATGCAGGTTACCTACTTTAAACTTAGTGGTGGGAAGCGTATTTTCCGTATGACACCTGTGCATCACCATTTCGAGCTTGGAGGATTCTCAGGCAAGGGCAATCCTTGGAGTGAGTGGAAGGTTGACTTCTTCTTTTGGGGAGTTGGGCTTCTAGCAAGTCTCTTGACCCTAGCCTTTTTATACCTAATGTAA
- the pbp2X gene encoding penicillin-binding protein PBP2X, which yields MKQWKEKIIRYAVRNRKSPEENRRRVGKSLSLLAVILFAVFLVNFAVIIGTGKKFGKDLVQEANKVHQTTKTIPAKRGTIYDRNGTPIAEDATSYNIYAVIDKTYKSATGKILYVEDSQFNKVAEIFHKYLDMEESYVKEQLSQPDLKQVSFGTKGNGITYANMMAIKNDLKTAGVEGIDFTTSPNRSYPNGQFASSFIGLAQLHENEDGTKRLIGTSGLESSLNNILAGTDGIITYEKDRLGNIVPGTDQASQQTVDGKDVYTTLSSPLQSFMETQMDAFQEKVKGKYMTATLVSAKTGEILATTQRPTFDADTKEGITKDFVWRDILYQSNYEPGSAMKVMTLASSIDNNTFPGGEYFNSSELKIADATIRDWDVNDGLTTGGMMTFSQGFAHSSNVGMSLLEQKMGDATWLDYLNRFKFGVPTRFGLTDEYSGQLPADNIVNIAMSAFGQGISVTQTQMLRAFTAIANDGVMLEPKFISALYDPNDQSVRKSQKEIVGNPVSKAAASSTRDHMVMVGTDPVYGTMYNHSTGKPNVNVPGQNVALKSGTAQIADEKNGGYLTGETNYIFSVVSMHPAENPDFILYVTVQQPEHYSGVQLGEFANPILERASAMKESLNLQSTAKSLDQVSKTTSYAMPATKDFTPGDLAEELRRNLVQPIVIGTGTKIKELSVSEGDNLEANQQILILSDKVEEMPDMYGWTDENVQTLAKWLNIEVEWEGSGKTVKKQSVRANTALKDIKKMKITLGD from the coding sequence ATGAAACAGTGGAAAGAAAAAATCATCCGTTATGCCGTTCGTAACCGTAAATCTCCAGAAGAAAACCGCCGAAGAGTAGGGAAAAGCCTGAGTTTATTGGCTGTCATACTCTTCGCTGTCTTTTTGGTCAACTTTGCGGTCATTATCGGAACGGGTAAAAAATTTGGTAAGGACTTGGTTCAAGAAGCAAACAAGGTCCATCAAACAACCAAGACCATCCCAGCCAAACGGGGAACCATCTACGATCGTAATGGAACGCCTATTGCTGAGGATGCGACTTCGTATAATATCTATGCCGTTATTGACAAGACCTACAAGTCAGCAACAGGCAAAATTCTCTATGTAGAGGATTCTCAATTTAATAAGGTAGCTGAGATTTTCCATAAATACCTAGATATGGAAGAGTCTTATGTCAAAGAACAGCTTTCTCAACCAGATCTAAAACAGGTATCCTTTGGTACCAAGGGAAATGGGATCACCTATGCCAATATGATGGCTATTAAAAATGACCTAAAAACTGCTGGCGTTGAGGGGATTGACTTTACAACTAGCCCTAACCGCAGTTATCCCAATGGACAGTTTGCTTCTTCCTTTATCGGTTTAGCGCAACTCCATGAAAATGAGGATGGCACCAAACGTTTGATTGGGACATCTGGATTGGAGAGTTCTTTAAATAACATTCTGGCGGGTACAGATGGGATCATCACCTATGAGAAAGATCGTCTGGGAAATATTGTTCCGGGTACAGATCAGGCTTCCCAACAAACGGTAGATGGAAAAGATGTCTACACAACCCTTTCTAGTCCCTTGCAATCCTTTATGGAAACCCAGATGGATGCCTTTCAGGAAAAGGTAAAAGGCAAGTACATGACGGCGACCTTGGTCAGTGCCAAAACAGGGGAAATTCTCGCAACAACGCAACGACCAACCTTTGATGCCGATACTAAGGAAGGAATCACTAAGGACTTTGTTTGGCGTGATATTCTTTATCAAAGTAACTATGAACCAGGATCAGCCATGAAGGTCATGACGTTAGCTTCTTCTATTGATAACAATACCTTCCCAGGTGGAGAATACTTCAATAGCAGTGAATTAAAAATAGCGGATGCGACGATTCGAGATTGGGATGTTAATGATGGTTTGACTACTGGTGGGATGATGACTTTCTCACAAGGTTTCGCTCACTCCAGTAATGTTGGAATGAGTCTACTTGAACAAAAAATGGGAGATGCTACTTGGTTGGATTATCTCAATCGCTTTAAGTTTGGGGTGCCGACGCGTTTTGGTCTGACTGATGAGTATTCAGGTCAATTGCCTGCAGATAATATTGTTAATATTGCCATGAGTGCATTTGGTCAGGGGATTTCTGTAACGCAGACCCAGATGCTACGTGCTTTTACAGCCATTGCCAACGATGGGGTTATGTTGGAGCCAAAATTTATCAGCGCCCTCTATGACCCAAATGACCAGTCTGTCCGTAAGTCTCAAAAGGAAATCGTCGGAAATCCTGTATCAAAAGCGGCAGCATCCTCTACTCGGGATCACATGGTCATGGTCGGAACAGATCCTGTCTATGGTACCATGTACAACCATAGCACAGGAAAGCCTAATGTCAATGTTCCAGGTCAGAATGTTGCCCTCAAATCAGGAACTGCTCAGATTGCTGATGAGAAGAATGGGGGCTACCTAACAGGTGAAACCAACTATATCTTCTCCGTTGTGTCGATGCATCCTGCTGAGAATCCTGACTTTATTCTCTATGTAACGGTGCAACAGCCAGAGCATTATTCAGGTGTTCAGCTGGGAGAGTTTGCCAACCCAATCCTTGAGCGAGCTTCTGCCATGAAAGAATCCCTCAATCTTCAGTCAACTGCCAAGAGCTTGGATCAGGTCAGCAAGACAACAAGCTATGCCATGCCAGCTACCAAGGACTTTACTCCGGGTGACCTAGCAGAGGAATTGCGTCGTAACCTTGTCCAACCAATCGTTATCGGAACAGGAACCAAGATCAAGGAACTCTCGGTTTCTGAAGGAGATAATTTGGAAGCCAATCAGCAGATCTTGATCCTGTCTGATAAGGTCGAAGAAATGCCTGATATGTACGGCTGGACAGATGAAAATGTGCAAACATTGGCCAAATGGCTCAATATAGAAGTCGAGTGGGAAGGTAGTGGCAAAACGGTCAAGAAACAAAGTGTCCGTGCCAATACAGCCCTCAAAGACATTAAAAAAATGAAAATAACTTTAGGAGATTAA